Within the Phosphitispora fastidiosa genome, the region CCATGAGCGTGATTGTCAGCCGCGCACTGCCCGACGTGCGTGATGGTCTGAAGCCTGTGCACCGACGCATCCTGCATGCGATGAACGAAATGGGCCTGTCCTGGAACAGATCCTACCGTAAGTCCGC harbors:
- a CDS encoding DNA gyrase subunit A, whose amino-acid sequence is MEPISIIEEMQSSYLSYAMSVIVSRALPDVRDGLKPVHRRILHAMNEMGLSWNRSYRKSA